The stretch of DNA aatcaaaaaaaccttacattttaaaaaaaattataatttatttttttaaaatattatatattttaaaatttttgtatatttttccggtatttcggtatataccaaaattttcaaattggatattgttaccgtaccgaaaaattcggtattgttaccgtaccgtatcgaaatcttcggtatacttaaaattcgataaattcaatatttttttgttatgataatctcggtataccgaaaatcggtattttttcccacccctaacAGGGCTTGTATTGACATGTGCtatattacacaattttctttggaagaagtgtcaatttgatgaatttcaaattgaactagataatgaagttcaattgtcttcatcagcacaagtttatgagggtgacgactttgatcaattatttaatactcaaagacaacaacgagcaaatgctaatgcatgaagggatatcatagccaatggaatgtagaacgatgttgatcaaattgtcagtaatgattagattttttttataaaagactactcattattttgagtgtttttaataaaattttattatgaacttataaaaatattattcattaatatgttgaattgacataaagaattgaaattttgatttcaataaattggatagttcatttgtataataaatgaaaaggttatctatgtccaataattattttaaaaaaattaataaaaaatgaatcacaattataaactacaaaattcacataattctatgaaaaaatttacaaaagtctaaaaaaatcttgaaaaaaaagtctataagagtctatgaaatttgttttacaattctatgagattgcataaaagtcaataaaaatctataaactccacaaaagtccatcatttaaaaaaaatcattaaaaatatttgaaagtatGGAATGAATACACCCCCTTTATTTTTTTGGAGGCTCTTCGCCTTATTCACATGTAGATAAATTTAGATACAATTACTATCTATATAGTCTCAAACCAGCTTACGTGAGTTGTAGCCATATGTTTTCGACATGTTAAAAACACATATTCTCCACGATGATTTATTATCCAAACCATCAAAATTCAGgtccataattttttttataatatatataattttattttctagaaaAAAAATTGTATCCTTCCCCCgaatattttaaagtatataatattataagacCACGAATTGAAATGGAAATTGAGGACTAACCTAGCTCCATGACTCCTAATAAGGCCAAGGCCAAACCAATGAACCTTGTTCATGTCTCTTAACTGTTTTCAAGAGTTACTTAAAATCATCACTTCACCAAAAATGTGTGCTTATCGCACTTTTAAAATCATTTCTCAAGCAAACACTTGGATTGAAGATATTTTGGTGTTTGGCGGTGAAGTGATAATGTCATTGTAAATATTATCATGAGTCGGTTTTATAATACGGATCTATATTACGATCGAATTTATGGGTTTTTaggtaaaaaaatattatttttcgtgataaattttaatttttatagatATAAATACGTGAGATCgtgtcataaaatatttattttgataaatatatttgaatttaagaatttttcaACCTTTTCAAATTCCCATGTCAATAATTTcaaggtaaaaatttgtgtgagacgatctcacgggtcggattttgtgatacagatctcttatttgggtaatccactaaaaaatattattttttatgctaagatcattactttttattgtgaatatcgacagAGTTGACCCGTTTTAGATATaacgattcgtgagatcgtctcacaagatacctactcaaaTTTCAAatgtaattaaattataattaaattatgaaacttatttatttatataataaaataaaaaagccTCCCTcgaatattttctttaaatgcTCCCAATATTCCCCATCACCAATTCTCCCAGAGCACATCAGAGCCATGGCTTCTTCATCCTCCCTCACTCTATCCCAAGCCATACTCTCCCGCTCCGCCATCCCCCGCCATGGCTCCGCCGCCCCCACAGTCGCCGGTTCCATCTCCCTTCCTTCTTTCTCCGGCCTCaaatccaccaccaccacctccttcTCCACCCCCACCCGCCGCCGGACACCCGCCCTCAACCGCCTTCCAATCACCGCCTCAGCGGCCGTTGAAACTCTTGAGAAGACCACAGAAACTGCTCTAGTTGACAAATCGGTCAACACGATCCGTTTCTTGGCGATTGATGCAGTGGAGAAGGCTAATTCTGGGCACCCGGGTCTTCCCATGGGTTGTGCTCCGATGGGTCATGTATTGTACGATGAAGTGATGAGGTACAACCCCAAGAACCCTTATTGGTTTAATCGCGACCGCTTCGTGCTCTCCGCCGGACATGGATGTATGCTTCAGTATGCGCTTCTGCACCTCGCGGGATACGATGCTGTAAAGGTTGTAGCTTTGATGTTAACGTACTGCTAATTTTCTTGTCGACTTTTAGTATGTCCTTATTCATGCATCACCGTGTTACAATAAAGATTGTAGTGTTGTGAATCTGGTAGATCTGAGTGGAGTGTGCTGTATTTGGATGTTGGTTTTTGCTCACTCAAAGTTTTGGTTCGAGTATTGGGAATTTCTTTATCTTGATCGAAGATTGGGTTTTCGTGATATTTTGGGGGAGGATATGTTAACAATTTTGATCAGTTTTTCAGCTGAAATATGGGAATTATGAAAGTAATTGACTTCAATATTTCTGCGTTGAAATAGTTCTATGATTTTAAGTATTCCTTGGTACCTTACTACTTTTGGTGAGCTAATGATACTTATAAATCCTTGGCTGACAGGAAGAGGATTTGAAGAGTTTCCGTCAATGGGGCAGCAGAACACCAGGTCATCCCGAGAACTTTGAGACACCTGGTATCGAAGTCACCACTGGTATGATTTTAACCCAAAACTTTAATTCATGTGCTTGTATTGTTGAATCAAGATTTGTCAATTTCCTCATTTGCTTTTGTCTAGGCCCTCTTGGTCAAGGTATTGCCAATGCTGTTGGCTTGGCACTCGCAGAGAAGCACCTGGCAGCCCGTTATAACAAACCTGATAGCGAGATCGTTGACCACTACACGTGAGATATAATACTTTCCTGTCAAGTTAGATTTTGATTTTGTCGTGTATGACTTTATTTTGGCTTTTTCACAGATATGTTATTGTGGGTGATGGTTGTCAAATGGAGGGTATTTCGAATGAAGCTTGCTCTCTTGCTGGGCATTGGGGACTGGGGAAACTGATTGCTTTCTATGACGACAACCACATCTCTATTGATGGTGACACAGAAATTGCTTTTACCGAGACAGTTGAAACCCGTTTTGAATCCCTTGGCTGGCATGTAATATGGGTGAAGAATGGTAACACAGGATACGATGAAATTCGTGCTGCCATAAAGGAGGCAAAGGCTGTAAAAGACAAGCCGACCATGATCAAGGTCAGACATTTGCCTTTGGTTGATTTGAAAACGATGAGGAGATGGAATCGAATTCTTCTGCTTTTCTTCTCGTCATATTAACTGCAAGCATAGTGAAACAAGCACTAGCCTCTATAGACAACTGTGTTtgattttatattgtttattatTTGGAAGGTTACGACAACCATTGGGTTTGGATCCCCCAACAAGGCCAATTCATATAGTGTGCACGGAAGTGCATTGGGTGCCAAGGAAGTTGAAGCAACTAGAAAGAACCTTGGATGGCCTCACGAGCCATTCCACGTGCCAGATGATGTGAAGAAGTAAGGATGCCAGTTTTTTATTGGACTAAAGGTGATGACAGTTatctttgaaatattttaatgtgcAGTGAATGCTCTTTCTTGCAGACACTGGAGCCGACATGTTCCTGATGGTGCTGCCATTGAAGCTCAATGGAATGCCAAGTTTGCGGAATACGAGAAGAAATATCCGGAAGAAGCTGCTGAGCTGAAATCCATCATCACTGGTGAACTACCAGCTGGTTGGGAGAAGGCACTTCCTGTGAGTTGATTTTTGCCTTATAATGATATCATGTTGAAATGTTGTGAAATTTCATTAAACTGATTAATATGTAGATAGCTTGACAGAGCAATTGTTAAAATACTAGATATCGATGTCAAATTATTCATCAGAAAAATCTCCAAGAGTCTGTCATAGTTCTAACCTAAACATGGAACAATGGGCAAAGGGTAAAACATAATGAATTATCAAACTTTATCCTTATGTTAAACGGCGAGGTCAATTTTTTTGTCCAAGTCAAATATTTGCCTAGTTCAAACATCCTCATATATGTTTCTGACTTCTCtaccattttttttaattcagaCATACACTCCCGAGACCCCTGGTGATGCTACCAGAAATCTCTCACAGCAAAACCTTAATGCCCTTGCTAAGGTCCTTCCCGGTCTTCTTGGCGGCAGTGCTGACCTTGCCTCATCTAACATGACCATTCTGAAAATGTTTGGTGACTTCCAAAAAAGTACACCCGAAGAGCGAAATGTAAGGTTTGGTGTTCGGGAACATGGTATGGGAGCCATATGCAACGGAATTGCCCTTCACTGCCCTGGCTTAATTCCCTATTGCGCAACGTTCTTTGTGTTCACTGATTACATGAGAGCTGCTATGAGAATATCGGCTTTGTGTGAAGCTGGAGTGATCTATGTCATGACCCACGACTCAATTGGGCTCGGAGAAGATGGGCCGACTCATCAGCCTATCGAGCATTTGGCAAGTTTCCGGGCAATGCCAAACATATTAATGCTCCGTCCAGCTGATGGCAACGAGACAGCTGGGTCGTACAAGGTAGCAGTCCTCAACAGGAAGAGACCATCCGTTCTTGCTCTTTCTCGACAAAAGCTGCCCAACCTTCCTGGAACCTCCATTGATGGTGTAACAAAAGGAGGTTATACAATATCAGACAACTCATCTGGTAATAAGCCTGATGTCATTTTGATCGGAACCGGTTCTGAGTTGGAGATTGCAGCGAAGGCGGCTGATGAACTCAGAAAGGAAGGCAAGACAGTTAGAGTTGTCtcctttgtttcttgggagCTTTTCGACGAGCAGTCCGACGATTATAAAGAGAGTGTTTTGCCAGCTTCTGTATCTGCTAGAGTAAGCATTGAAGCTGGAACGACATTTGGCTGGCAAAAGATTGTTGGGTCTAAAGGGAAGGCTATTGGAATCGACAGATTTGGAGCTAGCGCGCCTGCAGGCAAAATATACAAGGAATTTGGCATTACAGAAGAAGCTGTCGTAGCTGCTGCTAAAGAACTCTGCTAGGCTTTTGTGTTCAATTCTTTGTCGGATAGGAAATCGTTTTCCTCGAAAAAACTTGCTTTTTGGATTCTGGGTAGGTAAAATTAAGTTGAAACTCATGAACAAGATACCGGTTCGCAATATGCTGCTAGAGATTTCCTAATAAAGAACTAAAAAATTCCTGTTGTCTTAGAATTTGGGCAGAGGATTGCGCAAACTATTAGGTACATGAATTCTTCTCAATCTGTGCAATTGAAACCTTGTCTTGATTTTGTAACTCGATGTATTTTGATCGATTAAAACTGTTCCATGCTACATTTTTACATGGTTGAAATGGTAATAAGAATGTATTTCTTCCACTTCTCAAGTCggtatattactttttatgatgGGTTTTCAACTAACTCTCGGCTAACTCTCGAATAACCTCGTCAAGTCTCAAGATTTTGGCTGAGGAATGTACCCATGAATGGGAAACCTCTGTATGGGTCAGATGCTTTTATCCAGAAAAAAATAGTAAATCGAAAGATATGTACAAGTAGTACAAGTAGGCAAGGACTCGAGGAGAAAACAACACCGTTCTCAAAGCATAACCAACAATACATAAGTGAGAAATATGCTCACACGAACATATGgaccaaaaaaataatttacccGATTCCGTTGATCGGATATAACTCATCGTGAACGGGTAGGAGTCAAGTGGCTGAGAAAAGGGTCGTCGTTTGTTCTCTTGAATTTGGAGTGAAAGGGATTGGATTGTGAATGGAAGCCACTTGATTCATTCGAGGCCAATCCTAATCTGATCTAAAATTTTGAGGGCCTTCCATTCTGAGGAACGCAACGTCGGGTCTATCAATCCAACACCAACTATTGTGTGGTTGTTAAGTGTTTATGGCTATCACGTGAGGATAAGCACTCCCACCCCTATTTCGTATTAAAGTTTTTGACTTCACtttcttctttttaacttaTTAGGTTGCCAATTtgccaaaaatttaaaattgtatttGCTTCAGTTTCACACACAAGAATTGGACCCTTCTTCATAAATGTTGATAGCTGCTcctttttatgaaaaaaaaatataaacagcCACCAAGAGGTAAATGATCAACATGGAATGAGTCGTATAATTCTGCATATTTCTTCGTCATAGTACGCTCTAATATCATTATATCATACGAGTCTTTTGTATTTTTACGAGAGCTTAGTTCATATAATGGGGATCCAAAGAACATGACTTGCCCATACTACACAGGAAGCTGTCTTCATTCCTGGAGCAACATGAAGAAAGCAGCGGGATTAGTCCCATATATTTTACAcaccttttttttaaaactgaAACACATAAGATGGGGTATGTTAATTGATGAGTATTTTGcatccaacacttgtttaaatcAGAAATTTTTTTACAATATAAAGCGATTTACACTATTTATTTATCGAGCATTACATATCAATTACatatcaaaactttaaaagtaatgtgagaaaaaaataaatgagATTTTTATATTTAGGTCTCGAACTCAAGATATTCGTTCAAACATAAATTTAGTGTTAGATGAGTTAAACATCATCATTTCTTTCTAAACgttatatattttgaaatttttttgatcGAAAATAATCAAACTCTAATATTCCTTTGGCTAACAAATATCATCTTACATCAATGTGGTCTAGACCAAACACTATTTGGCAAACACTTATTTTAAGCGTTTTCTACCTTCTATATATAATTTCCAAATATTTCATTACCTAGAAGGCTTGACATCACTTAAAATAAGTTCTTTCAAACACTCACTTAATCCCTTCAGTAGAGACGAGTGTTTCTGCACTTCAATAGATAAAAATGAACCACAACTATCTGAAATGGAATGTTATGTTGTGATCCCCAACACGAATCGCTTCATCATCGACGGGAGCATCTGCTTTCTTTTTATTTCGTCAACTAACTTGTAGTAATTAAATAAGATTTGGCTTTCTACCATGTATTTAAAACTAAACATTGAAAATATCATTTCCAAGTCAGGAATACTAATAACAGTTGCTCAAAGCTCACCTATATGTATTGATATCATTGTAGAAAATCAactatattttcaaattttaagcaGGGCAatttttttgacaaaattgaTTGTGTAAACTCTTATACGCGCAACAACCAACACCCTACATTGTTAATTTGCACATTCCAAAACTATCACAAGagtaataagaaaaatataatacaACAGACAAAGAACATCAAACTTAATGAAAGTTAACTACTTGCGAGTTACTATCATCAAAATACATCACTCAACtattttgtgtattttaaatttgttattATTCCGCTGGAAATTATGTCAACCATGAAAATAtgtcttcaaaaaaaaatacacaTATACTTAAAAAGGGTATACTCATTTTAGTCATGTAGTTTAGGGGGTTTTGTTTATCTTGTACCAAAATGGTCCCTCGTGTTATGATTTAGTGTCTGCTATTATTCATCTGTTAGTATTTAACAGTCATCTTTCCGGACATTATCTTGATAGTATAGCTTAATTAAATTTAGTTATTGCTCATACATTAAATTGGAGCGCAATGGGGTGTACATTGTGGAGGGTGATATCAATGATGTTTCCCTGTTGAAGAAGCTTTTCGAACTTGTGACCTTCACGCATGTTATGCATTTGGCAGCGCAGGCCGGTGTTGGGTATGCAATGGAGAATCACAGCTCCTATGTGCATGGCAACATTGCCGGCCTCGTTAGCTTGCTTGAGGTTTGCAAGAGGTGCCAATCCTCAGCCTGCGATCGTGTGGGCGTCAAGTAGTTCTGTATATGGATTGGATAGTAAAGTGCCCTTGTCAGAGAAGGATAGATTTGATTAGCATGCTAGTCTCTATGCTGCGACCAAGAAGGCCGGTGAGGAGATTGCACATACTTATAACCATATACATGGGCTATCGCTCACCGGATTGAGGTTCTTTACTGTTTATGGACCTCGGGGTAGCCAGATATGGCATACTTTTTTTTAGTAGGGATATTCTAAAGGGGAAGTCAATTTTCATCTTTGAGGCTGCTGACCATGGCACAGTGGCTAGGGACTTTACTTACATAGATGATTTGTAAAGGGTTGTCTGGCTGCATTGGATACTTCCGAGAAGAGTACTGGTAGTGGTGGCAACAAAAAGGGGGCCTGGCTCAATTACAGGTTTTCGATTTGGGGAACACGTCTCCTGTGCCTGTTACAGAGCTTGTGACCATTTTGGAGAGATTGCTCAAGGTGGAGGCAGAGAGGTTGGTGTTGAAGTTACCAAGGAATGGGGATGTGCAATGTACACATGCTAACATAAGCTTGGCTCAGAGGGAGCTCGGTTATAACCCTTCGACAAACCTTCAAACAGGGTTGAAGAAATTAACCCGATGATATTACTAAAGTATGGGGTAGAAGAGTGCACGGTGATACCTTTTTTGTTCATTTCTGCCATAGGATCATATTATCCTTGTTCGATTTGATTCTTCTATTTGTTTGTCAACATACCCATAACTGTTTCCCAGCCAATCCATTTCGACATATCATGATGGTGTCATCTGAGGAAGTTCTTGACCCTGTGAGGAACTTTTCACGATGGGTGGACGTTGGTTGGTTCATGTTCATGCTCTTCATTTAAGGACTGATTGATTCTTGTCTCTCAAGGATAATTTTGTAGTTTAATCTTCCTAGAATTCACGAGTGATAGTGCAATTTGCTGATGAATGGATTAGTATGTCTGTCGGAATTTGATTCACATAACACAGCACACAAGTTTTCCTATAATGATTGTTATGCAGAAAATCTGAATGACCTTATAATCCATTCTTTGGATGGATACAACTTTGtatctgtttctcaattttattggCAATTTCTTGGTTCAATTATTACAATGAAAATCGATTTCAATATATAGATCATATATTCGACGGATGGTTGATCAATTTCCTCTTCATTTTACTCTCAGATTTTCATCGGCAAAATGTCTAACATCGATATACTTTTATATTTTGGTGGTCATGTGGTTATCGGTAATGGATCTATTGAATATAGCATTCCATTTGTTCGACCGATACGAGTAATACGGTCTATTAATTTGTTGGAGTTGGTTTAGGAATCGATCCAGCgaatttttctttgaagttGTCAACAAAATATTCATTCATGGAAAGATCACCCTGGCATGAAATTCAAATCAATCTCGTTGATGATGATGCTCTACAGTTTATAATGCAATGTGACAATATGCTCTATACGTGACGCGTTACACAACTCACGGTATAGAAATGCTAAAACTGCACTACCCCAACTATACGACTTCACGGTATCAATATCCCGTAGCAGTTGCAAAAATATTAGTCTAGCAGACCATCCTTGATAGTCAGGTAACATTATTCCTCCAATAATCATTAACACTACACAACATGTAAATTTCACAACATCTACTTCTGAAGTATCATCAGTAACAAGGTTAGACATACAATGATCATATAGTGCAGTCATAGACAGATGAccacctttcaaatattttgagGCTGGCAAAaatcccaacatatccaaacatATGTGTTGCCATTCCTCAACTTTATTTGACACATCTACCCCTGTTACTGCTTCACCATCAATTGGTAGACCCCAAATTATCGAAACATCTTCTAACGTGATTGTTGCTTCACCACATGTAAAATGAAACGTGTGTGTCTCACGTCGCCAACGTTCAACAAGAGCAGTAATCAGATGATTATCATAAACTTGTGAACCacattctaaaactccataaaaacccatatgatttaaatatgcaATGACACGATTGTGTACGTAATTATCAGTAAATAACTTCCAAATCAAATTGTCTGACCTCTTCACTTTGACAATATCATCAACGGTTGAGGAAGAAACATTTGAAGACATATGTGTCGCTTGTAAATAGAGGACACTGGGATCTTCTGGACTTCGAGTATCTGCCATTCTGAAATATGATATAGATCTTTTAAATTTTGTTCTACAGCAACGATCTCAAAAAATTTTCCCGGAGGAAAGAGAAACAGGTGAATGAGAAAATGAGAGGTAGGAGGAGGAAGGAAGGAGAACGAATCCAACTAGATAAGTGTCGGTCCAATAGAAGAAAAGGAATGGAccaaaaaaaaccaaaaaaaaaaaaaaaaaggcacGTGGAGCAGCGTACCAAGCGTGGACGCTGCTCCACGTGTGCAGCGTCCGTGCTTACAAAGCACGGTTTGCCGTAAATTTgcaaatctttttttttcttacattatttttgaaaaaaaatttaaaatttaaattagttttaaaaaaaaacccagaTTTAAACTGAAACACGATTATTACCTCCATACAATAATATACTGTTCATTGTAGTATTTATATTTTCCATTCATAACTTCGTAAATCAATACAGAAAATCTACAACGTTGATCATGTGAGGGGCAAACATAGAATTTAAGAATTA from Primulina tabacum isolate GXHZ01 chromosome 3, ASM2559414v2, whole genome shotgun sequence encodes:
- the LOC142539446 gene encoding transketolase, chloroplastic-like, which translates into the protein MASSSSLTLSQAILSRSAIPRHGSAAPTVAGSISLPSFSGLKSTTTTSFSTPTRRRTPALNRLPITASAAVETLEKTTETALVDKSVNTIRFLAIDAVEKANSGHPGLPMGCAPMGHVLYDEVMRYNPKNPYWFNRDRFVLSAGHGCMLQYALLHLAGYDAVKEEDLKSFRQWGSRTPGHPENFETPGIEVTTGPLGQGIANAVGLALAEKHLAARYNKPDSEIVDHYTYVIVGDGCQMEGISNEACSLAGHWGLGKLIAFYDDNHISIDGDTEIAFTETVETRFESLGWHVIWVKNGNTGYDEIRAAIKEAKAVKDKPTMIKVTTTIGFGSPNKANSYSVHGSALGAKEVEATRKNLGWPHEPFHVPDDVKKHWSRHVPDGAAIEAQWNAKFAEYEKKYPEEAAELKSIITGELPAGWEKALPTYTPETPGDATRNLSQQNLNALAKVLPGLLGGSADLASSNMTILKMFGDFQKSTPEERNVRFGVREHGMGAICNGIALHCPGLIPYCATFFVFTDYMRAAMRISALCEAGVIYVMTHDSIGLGEDGPTHQPIEHLASFRAMPNILMLRPADGNETAGSYKVAVLNRKRPSVLALSRQKLPNLPGTSIDGVTKGGYTISDNSSGNKPDVILIGTGSELEIAAKAADELRKEGKTVRVVSFVSWELFDEQSDDYKESVLPASVSARVSIEAGTTFGWQKIVGSKGKAIGIDRFGASAPAGKIYKEFGITEEAVVAAAKELC